In the genome of Candoia aspera isolate rCanAsp1 chromosome 1, rCanAsp1.hap2, whole genome shotgun sequence, one region contains:
- the POMC gene encoding pro-opiomelanocortin has product MLNPQWSRLLAIMGVLLIHSVAGVHSLCWDSSWCWDMNTEVKMMECLRACRTGLSNESPVYPGTGHMQPLPENIQKYIHWNKFGKGNSNGSNLGYKGKDLSRDSSADLFSASSQESWEGDLESQQESRERQEGKRSYAMEHFRWGKPVGRKRRPIKVNPNGVEEESSESYPQEFRRDLSWELENPELDSSEEKQSSEATMLDKEMQPRKIKKDNAAYKMHHFRWNAPALPKKKRYGGFMTSEHSHTPLVTLFKNAIIKTAYKKGQ; this is encoded by the exons ATGCTGAATCCCCAGTGGAGTCGTCTTTTGGCCATTATGGGAGTTCTGCTCATCCATTCAGTGGCAGGAGTGCATAGCCTCTGTTGGGACAGCAGTTGGTGTTGGGACATGAACACGGAAGTGAAGATGATG GAGTGTCTCAGGGCCTGCAGAACGGGCCTCTCAAATGAGTCTCCAGTATATCCAGGAACTGGTCACATGCAGCCTCTGCCTGAAAATATTCAGAAGTACATCCACTGGAACAAATTTGGGAAGGGTAACAGCAATGGCAGCAACTTAGGCTATAAAGGAAAGGACCTTTCGCGTGACTCCAGTGCAGACCTCTTCTCGGCCTCTTCCCAAgagagctgggaaggagactTGGAAAGCCAGCAAGAGTCCCGTGAAAGGCAAGAAGGCAAGAGGTCGTATGCAATGGAGCACTTCCGATGGGGGAAGCCAGTGGGCAGGAAAAGACGACCCATCAAAGTGAATCCAAATGGGGTAGAAGAGGAGTCATCAGAGAGTTATCCCCAGGAGTTCAGAAGAGACCTTTCCTGGGAGTTGGAGAACCCTGAACTTGACTCCTCAGAGGAAAAGCAGAGCAGTGAAGCCACCATGTTGGACAAAGAAATGCAGCcgagaaaaataaagaaagataaTGCTGCCTACAAGATGCACCACTTTCGGTGGAATGCCCCAGCCCTGCCCAAGAAGAAGCGCTACGGTGGCTTCATGACCTCAGAGCACAGTCACACTCCTCTAGTGACTCTTTTTAAGAATGCCATCATTAAAACTGCTTATAAGAAAGGCCAGTAA